The DNA sequence AAATTACAGATGAGCTGGATTCAGTTGAATTTGAAATCAGCGATCAATCCTTCTATCAAATCAACGCTTCTCAAACAGTTAAACTTTATAATAAAGCATTAGAGTATGCAGGATTAACGGGTGAAGAAACTGTACTCGATACGTATTGCGGTATCGGTACTATTGGTTTATATATGGCAGAAAAAGCGAAACATGTGTATGGTGTAGAAGTTGTACCAGCGGCTATTGAAGATGCGAAGAAAAATGACAAACTGAATGGCTACGATAATACTACTTTTGTATGCGGAAAAGCAGAATCCGTCATTATGGATTGGAAACAACAAGGCATTCAACCAGATGTTGTGATGGTAGATCCTCCGCGCAAAGGCTGCGATGAACAGTTCTTACGCACTTTACTAGAATTGAATCCTCAGCGGATTGTCTATATCTCTTGTAATCCATCAACCCAACAAAGAGATGCACATATTCTGGCAGAAGGTTATGAACTTAAAGAAATCACACCAGTAGATATGTTCCCGCAGACAACACATATCGAGACCGTGGCATTGTTTGAACGTAAATAAAAATAAAGACATAGTTAAAAAGCGAGATTTCTTATTGGTTATAGAAATCTCGCTTTTTAATGTGATAAAACGTTTCTTTTACTTATCATTGTGATAAAACGTTTCTTTTACTTATCATTGTGATAAAACGTTTCTTTTACTTATCATTGTGATAAAACGTTTCTTTTACTTATCATTGTGATAAAACGTTTCTTTTACTTATCATTGTGATAAAACGTTTCTTTTACTTATCATTGTGATAAAACGTTTCTTTTACTTATCATTGTGATAATACGTTTCTTTTACTTATCATTGTGATAATATTGTTCTATACATAAATAAGATAGACAACGTAAAATAAGCAGCGTTTAATACCGCTTATTTTGGTTTAGGAGGACAACTATGACTATTGAATTAAAGAACGATGAATTAACAGTGCAATTTAAAGAGTTTGGAGGGGCATTATCTTCTATCAAAGATAACGATGGCGTAGAATATCTTTGGCAAGGGGATCCTGAATATTGGAGCGGTCAAGCACCTGTATTGTTTCCGATTTGCGGAAGCTTAAGAGATGACAAAGCAATTTATCATTTAAACGGCAAACAAGATGTGACAGGTCATATACCAAGACACGGGCTTGTGAGAAAGAAAGATTTTAAATTTGAACAAGTCTCAGACAACAGTGTCGCATTTTCTATTATACCTGATGAAACAATGCTAGAGAATTATCCCTACCATTTCGAACTGAAAATTGTTTATACATTAACAGGTAAAACAATTCGTGTTGAATACCAAGTAACGAACCATGAAGATTTTCAACGTATGTCGTATAGTATCGGCGGGCACCCTGGATTTAATTGTCCGCTTGTTGAGGGAGACCAATACGAAGATTATTACTTAGAATTTGAACATGCGGAAACAACGAATGTACCAAAACCATTTCCAGAAACTGGTTTATTAGATGTATTAGACAGAACATCTTTCCTTACTGATCAAAAGACTTTAGATTTAACTTATGATTTATTTGATTATGATGCAGTGACTTTAGATCGATTACATTCACGCAGTATTGCATTACGTTCGCATAAACATGACAAAGGTGTGAGAGTAGACTTTAAAGATTTCTCTAATATCATTCTTTGGTCAACAACTAACAAAAGTCCGTTTATCGCTATAGAACCGTGGAGTGCTTTATCTACATCATTAAAAGAAAGTGATGTATTAGAAGAAAAACCGCAAGTTTCCTTTGTGGAAAGCGGACAAACAGATAAAAAATCTTTTGAGATTACTGTTTTATAAAGTTTATCAATCAACTGTAACAGTCAAAATATTGAACAAAATAAAAACGAGATTCTGTTTCGATAACAGAAATCTCGTTTTGTCTTTTTGGTAATTATTATGAAACTAGTACAAGTTGCTGAAGTTCAATAAAGAAAAAATTATATCAAAATGAGTATCCATCACACCTTAATCAGTACTTTATCTTCACTTGATTTGGAAGAAGGTGTTAATTAAAAGTTGCTTTAGTTGTCTTGAGATGAATTAGAACTTTCTCCGCCTTTTTTACCGATTTCTTGGAAATGTTCTGAGCTGTATTCTTCAGAAGTAGCTTCTCCGCCTTTGCGTCCAGCTTCTTCGTGGCTCATTTTTTGGTTAGAGTTAGATGTATTGTTTGAGTTGGATGAACTATTATTAGATTGAGCAGTCGTGCTGTTAGAACTTTCTCCGCCTTTTTTGCCGATTTCTTGGAAATGTTCTGTGCTGTATTCTTCAGAAGTAGTTTCTCCGCCTTTGCGTCCAGCTTCTTCGTGACTCATTTTTTGGTTAGAGTTAGATGTATTGTTTGAGTTGGAAGAATTATTATTAGATTGAGCAGTCGTGTTGTTAGAACTTTCTCCGCCTTTTTTACCGATTTCTTGGAAATGTTTTGAGCTGTATTCTTCAGAAGTAGTTTCTCCGCCTTTACGTCCAGCTTCTTCATGGCTCATTTTGTTTTCATTATTAGTCATAAAGCATTCTCCTTTATTTTAAGATTTAGGACTTTAAGTAAAGTGTTAACATTCAAGTCTATTTTGTTATTCCTTATTAAGAGGGTAATAAACTGGTTTAACTCCATTATTTACAAAGTTAAAAAAGAAATTATAAATAATTAATGTGATGATAAAATAAATAAGGTGTTTCGGAAAAATTGTGCTATAAGCATTTAAAATTCATGATTGGCTAATGTCATATATAATGTAGAGTGAGAGAAGATAAAAAGGGAGGTGAATGAGATGAGTGAGCGACGGATTATCCATATAGATATGGACTATTTTTATGCCCAAGTAGAGATGCGGGATAATCCTAAACTAAAAGGAAAGCCTGTGATTGTCGGCGGTAAAGCGAGCGGACGCGGGGTTGTATCCACTGCATCTTATGAAGCACGCAAGTATGGTGTTCATTCTGCTATGCCGATGGCACAAGCGCATAAATTATGTCCGGACGGTTATTATATTCAACCGCGCTTTGAAGCTTATAGAGAGACATCTAAAATCATTATGGATATCTTTAAAAGCTATACAGAAGTGGTTGAACCGATGTCGCTTGATGAAGCCTATTTGGATATCACTCATCTCGTGCGGCCTGATCTGCCTGCTTCGGTCATTGCACAATATATACGCAATGATATTTGGGAGAAAACCGGATTAACCGCTTCTGCAGGCATTTCTTACAATAAATTCCTAGCCAAACTCGCAAGCGGTATGAATAAACCAAACGGTATGATGATTATCAACTACCAAAATGTTCATGCTTTATTAATGGAATTAGATATCGGAGGTTTTCCTGGTGTAGGCAAAGCAACCAAAGAAGTCATGCATGAACACGGCATCTATACCGGTCAAGATTTATACAATAAAGATGAACGTGAATTAATCCGTGTCTTCGGTAAACGCGGTCATTCGTTATATGAGAAAGCACGCGGCAGAGGATCAAATGTGGTGAAATCACACCGCATCCGAAAATCTGTAGGCACAGAAAGAACATTCTCTACTGATGTTAATGATGACGATGAAATTTTATTAAAAGTAAGAGAATTAAGCGAGAAAACAGCCGAACGTTTAAGCAAGATACAAAAATACGGCAAGACAGTCACCGTTAAAATCAAAACACATAAATTTGAAACACTATCGCGTCAACGCAGTTTAAGAGATCCAGTACGAAATGAAGTAGATATCTATAACACAGCCTATGCACTTTACAATGAATTGAAAGATCCGGATGTGCCGATTCGCTTAATTGGTGTGACAGTAGGGAACTTAGAAAAAACGGAATATCAAAATATGTCGATTTATGATTTTATATAGGAGAAAGTAAGAAGAAAGAAGGAATTAAGCCGATTGAACAATGGTTAGGAAATGTTCAATCGGTTAACCTTTATCTGATAAGTTTTTGCCGTAGATAGCGAGCATATCAGACAAGCTGTCATAATGTTTAAGCAGTCTGAAAGTTATCATCGCACAGGCTTTCGCATCATTTAAGGCATCATGATGGCCATGGAAATCTAAATGGTAATAATCCATCATATATTTTAAACCATAGCGGTTATTATTAATGGTTCTGCGTGCAAGTTGAAGCGAACAAAAGTAGGTCATTTCAGGTGTCTTCAAACCTAAAGCTTGAATACTCGCATGCATGACAGTCATATCAAATGCGGCATTATGCGCGACAACCGGCAAACCATCTATGAACTGCATCATATAGGGCAGTACAAAGTTGAAATCCGGTGATGTTTTTACATCATCAGGCTGTATGCCATGGACATTGATATTTTGTTGAGAAAAATAGTCATGAGGATTGACTAAAGTATAGAAGGTTTCGATGATTTCATTATTCACGACTTTGACCATCCCGACAGAGCAGATATTTGTACGCTTGCCGTTTGCGGTTTCAAAGTCTAAAGCAACAAAT is a window from the Staphylococcus sp. IVB6181 genome containing:
- a CDS encoding aldose 1-epimerase family protein — its product is MTIELKNDELTVQFKEFGGALSSIKDNDGVEYLWQGDPEYWSGQAPVLFPICGSLRDDKAIYHLNGKQDVTGHIPRHGLVRKKDFKFEQVSDNSVAFSIIPDETMLENYPYHFELKIVYTLTGKTIRVEYQVTNHEDFQRMSYSIGGHPGFNCPLVEGDQYEDYYLEFEHAETTNVPKPFPETGLLDVLDRTSFLTDQKTLDLTYDLFDYDAVTLDRLHSRSIALRSHKHDKGVRVDFKDFSNIILWSTTNKSPFIAIEPWSALSTSLKESDVLEEKPQVSFVESGQTDKKSFEITVL
- a CDS encoding 3'-5' exonuclease, translating into MKQENAFVALDFETANGKRTNICSVGMVKVVNNEIIETFYTLVNPHDYFSQQNINVHGIQPDDVKTSPDFNFVLPYMMQFIDGLPVVAHNAAFDMTVMHASIQALGLKTPEMTYFCSLQLARRTINNNRYGLKYMMDYYHLDFHGHHDALNDAKACAMITFRLLKHYDSLSDMLAIYGKNLSDKG
- the dinB gene encoding DNA polymerase IV; the encoded protein is MSERRIIHIDMDYFYAQVEMRDNPKLKGKPVIVGGKASGRGVVSTASYEARKYGVHSAMPMAQAHKLCPDGYYIQPRFEAYRETSKIIMDIFKSYTEVVEPMSLDEAYLDITHLVRPDLPASVIAQYIRNDIWEKTGLTASAGISYNKFLAKLASGMNKPNGMMIINYQNVHALLMELDIGGFPGVGKATKEVMHEHGIYTGQDLYNKDERELIRVFGKRGHSLYEKARGRGSNVVKSHRIRKSVGTERTFSTDVNDDDEILLKVRELSEKTAERLSKIQKYGKTVTVKIKTHKFETLSRQRSLRDPVRNEVDIYNTAYALYNELKDPDVPIRLIGVTVGNLEKTEYQNMSIYDFI